The following coding sequences lie in one Arachis ipaensis cultivar K30076 chromosome B03, Araip1.1, whole genome shotgun sequence genomic window:
- the LOC107631412 gene encoding uncharacterized protein LOC107631412 produces the protein MKLTATTTTMTMEEDSLAALPFDRAVEQAIVSIKKGAYLLKCGRRGKPKLCPFRLSPDERNLIWYSGQQEKHLRLSSVSKIIQGQGNIRCQRQNEAEKECHSFSLIYADSEHSLDLICKDKAQATTWFVGLRAVISRCQHPRPFSSLRSCKGVQSCVSSPAGILRRKKNLGLLDDTSQFAQVHSVCASPTLSLSERCFSDGLSYTSDKFYPSTPFLSSANDMIDNSVPSSPYIDPDTPIKIETTRLNKEHKNLSCRSMLNPATPLIRNNNALKDVMVWGGGIGGLVGIVNERFVNQHGIYSLVPKLLESTMMLDVQNIALGGKHAALVTKEGEVFCWGQGKWGRLGQKIDIDTSSPKIVDSLNGVHIKQVTCGEYHTCALTDSGEVYAWGNDVCCSDLVNEGRIKNQWIPHKLSGPLDGISISSIACGEWHTAIVSSCGKLFTYGDGTFGVLGHGNLQSCSRPKHVESLSGLKVRSVACGSWHTAAIVEVMVDHFRYNTPTGKLFTWGDADEGRLGHADNGNKLVPTCVSQLVDYDFVQVSCGRMLTVALTNMGKVFAMGSARYGQLGNPHARDRAVMVEGQLKQEFVKVISAGSYHVAVLTSAGSVYTWGKGENGQLGLGDSEDRYTPSFVEALRDRQVETITCGSSFTAAICLHRPISISDQSACSGCRLPFGFTRKKHNCYDCGLHFCRACSSKKVINASLAPSKSKAFRVCDQCYDRRQGSTHSAVALKSRNCNSQQLHRLPDLTEDRGETTMAQGPLLTLGQSCYRKSMPSGRKDWKNQQESQQHLEDSSSSMLGGMPQWGQVPCPAQFRINCKENLAGHVSSSKNKVATVAPPNIESPAAAFNFSSAESDTTKSDKMLIEEVQRLRAELKRLEEQCELKNHKIQECQQKIEESWFVAKEEAAKSKAAKEVIKALAVRLHTISGKENAGQEGKVGIHDCMSNLAPIHIDMNSPRDGNMDSLSNSPIVFSDTLKSKLGRNMLLKNDRVTENSSVAKPQSQQDNTDSMKVEWVEQYEPGVYITFTTLPCGKKGLKRVRFSRKRFSEKEAERWWEENQCRVYHKYEIEGCINNSQSQVKG, from the exons atgAAACTAActgcaacaacaacaaccatgACAATGGAAGAAGACTCCTTAGCTGCACTTCCATTTGACAGAGCTGTTGAACAG GCAATTGTATCTATAAAGAAAGGTGCATATTTACTAAAGTGTGGTCGCAGAGGAAAACCAAAGCTCTGCCCTTTCAGACTTTCCCCG GATGAGAGGAATTTGATTTGGTACTCAGGGCAGCAGGAAAAGCATTTGCGATTGAGTTCGGTTTCGAAGATTATTCAAGGGCAGGGAAAT ATAAGGTGCCAAAGGCAAAATGAAGCTGAAAAGGAGTGCCATTCATTTTCGCTAATCTATGCTGACAGTGAACACTCTCTTGATCTG ATATGCAAGGACAAAGCACAGGCTACTACTTGGTTTGTTGGATTGAGAGCTGTGATTTCTCGGTGCCAGCATCCTCGACCTTTCAGTAGTTTAAGAAGCTGCAAAGGGGTTCAGAGTTGTGTCAGTAGTCCGGCCGGAATATTACGAAGAAAGAAAAATCTTGGCCTCCTGGATGATACCTCCCAATTTGCTCAG GTACATAGTGTATGCGCAAGTCCCACTTTGTCACTCTCAGAAAGGTGTTTTTCTGATGGCTTATCATATACATCTGATAAGTTTTATCCATCAACACCTTTCCTTTCCAGTGCAAATGACATGATTGATAATTCTGTCCCAAGTTCTCCATATATTGATCCAGATACTCCTATTAAGATCGAAACAACACGTCTCAACAAGGAGCACAAGAATTTGTCCTGCAGGTCTATGTTGAACCCCGCCACACcactcataagaaacaacaatGCATTGAAGGATGTAATGGTTTGGGGTGGAGGGATTGGAGGTCTTGTAGGGATTGTAAATGAAAGGTTTGTGAACCAACATGGAATATATTCTTTAGTTCCAAAGTTGCTAGAATCCACTATGATGTTAGATGTACAAAATATAGCTTTAGGAGGAAAACATGCTGCCTTGGTAACAAAAGAAGGGGAAGTGTTTTGTTGGGGTCAAGGGAAGTGGGGAAGGTTGGGGCAAAAAATTGATATAGACACTAGCTCCCCGAAAATAGTCGATTCTCTTAATGGTGTTCATATAAAACAGGTAACCTGTGGTGAGTATCATACATGTGCTTTGACAGATTCTGGTGAAGTATATGCATGGGGGAATGATGTTTGTTGTTCGGATTTGGTTAATGAAGGCCGGATAAAAAATCAATGGATACCACATAAACTTTCAGGTCCTCTAGATGGTATTAGCATTTCAAGCATTGCTTGTGGAGAATGGCACACTGCCATTGTCTCTAGCTGTGGAAAATTATTTACATATGGAGATGGTACCTTCGGAGTTCTTGGCCATGGCAATCTTCAGAGCTGTTCTCGACCGAAACATGTTGAGTCTCTTAGTGGTCTAAAGGTGAGGTCTGTTGCTTGTGGTTCATGGCATACAGCTGCAATTGTGGAAGTCATGGTTGATCACTTTCGGTATAATACTCCTACGGGCAAGCTGTTTACTTGGGGAGATGCAGATGAAGGGAGGCTTGGTCATGCAGATAATGGAAACAAGCTTGTGCCGACTTGTGTTTCACAACTCGTTGACTATGATTTTGTTCAAGTAAGTTGTGGAAGAATGTTGACTGTAGCACTTACTAATATGGGCAAGGTATTTGCAATGGGAAGCGCGAGATATGGACAGCTCGGAAATCCTCACGCCAGAGATAGAGCAGTAATGGTTGAAGGACAGCTTAAACAAGAGTTTGTTAAAGTGATTTCGGCTGGTTCATATCATGTTGCTGTTTTGACTTCGGCCGGGAGTGTCTATACATGGGGCAAAGGTGAAAATGGTCAACTTGGACTAGGTGATAGCGAAGACAGATACACGCCTTCTTTTGTTGAGGCTCTAAGAGACAGGCAAGTAGAAACAATAACTTGTGGATCAAGTTTCACGGCTGCAATCTGTTTGCACAGACCGATTTCTATCAGTGACCAGTCAGCTTGTAGTGGGTGTAGGCTGCCGTTTGGATTCACAAGGAAGAAGCATAACTGTTATGATTGTGGCCTTCATTTCTGCCGCGCTTGTAGTAGTAAAAAGGTTATAAATGCTTCTCTAGCCCCAAGTAAGAGCAAGGCCTTTCGAGTTTGTGATCAGTGCTATGATAGAAGGCAAGGAAGTACACATTCAGCAGTGGCTTTGAAGTCTAGAAATTGCAACTCCCAGCAGCTGCACAGACTTCCTGATCTGACTGAAGATAGAGGAGAGACAACTATGGCACAGGGTCCTCTCTTGACGCTCGGCCAATCATGTTATAGGAAAAGCATGCCCAGTGGAAGAAAGGACTGGAAAAACCAACAAGAGAGCCAGCAGCATTTAGAAGATAGTTCTTCTTCTATGTTAGGTGGGATGCCCCAATGGGGGCAAGTTCCATGCCCTGCCCAATTTAGAATCAATTGTAAAGAAAATTTGGCTGGGCATGTTTCTTCGTCGAAAAATAAAGTAGCTACTGTTGCCCCACCAAATATAGAATCTCCTGCGGCAGCATTCAACTTCTCTAGTGCAGAGTCAGATACAACAAAGTCTGATAAGATGCTCATTGAAGAAGTTCagaggctgagagctgag TTAAAGAGACTTGAAGAACAGTGTGAACTCAAAAACCATAAGATACAAGAGTGCCAACAGAAAATTGAGGAGAGTTGGTTTGTAGCAAAGGAGGAAGCTGCTAAGTCCAAAGCAGCAAAAGAGGTCATAAAAGCTTTGGCTGTAAGG CTTCATACAATATCAGGAAAAGAGAATGCTGGACAAGAAGGAAAAGTTGGGATACATGATTGCATGTCTAATTTGGCACCCATACATATAGATATGAATAGTCCTAGGGATGGCAACATGGACAGTCTATCTAATTCCCCTATAGTATTCTCAGACACATTGAAATCAAAACTTGGGAGAAACATGTTACTCAAGAATGATAGAGTGACGGAAAATTCTAGCGTCGCTAAACCACAGTCACAGCAAGACAATACTGACAGCATGAAGGTTGAATGGGTAGAACAGTATGAGCCTGGTGTTTACATCACATTCACAACCTTGCCATGTGGGAAAAAGGGCCTTAAAAGGGTCAGATTCAG CCGGAAACGATTCTCGGAGAAGGAAGCAGAACGGTGGTGGGAAGAGAATCAATGCAGAGTGTACCATAAATATGAGATTGAAGGGTGTATAAACAATAGCCAAAGTCAGGTGAAAGGCTAA